A region of Triplophysa dalaica isolate WHDGS20190420 chromosome 18, ASM1584641v1, whole genome shotgun sequence DNA encodes the following proteins:
- the pnck gene encoding calcium/calmodulin-dependent protein kinase type 1B isoform X2, with product MPLLKDPRRKSDDINAVYELREKLGEGSFSEVRVAQHKCSHKLVAVKCIRKRALKGKESMLENEIAVLRRINHENIVSLEETFETPTKLYLVMTLLTGGELLDRILERGSYTEKDASRVIFQVLNAVKYLHQLGIVHRDLKPENLLYETPLEDSKIVISDFGLSKMEDQGALSTACGTPAYVAPELLQQKTYSKEVDIWAIGVITFILLCGYPPFYDDNDTQLYKLIMKAEYEFDSPYWDDISDSAKDFILHLLQKDPAVRFDSDQALQHPWHFV from the exons ATGCCACTATTGAAAGACCCTCGGAGAAAATCAGATGACATCAATGCTGTCTATGAGCTCAGAGAGAAACTGGGAGA GGGATCATTTTCTGAGGTTCGAGTAGCTCAGCATAAGTGCAGCCACAAGCTTGTAGCTGTGAAGTGTATCCGCAAGAGGGCGCTGAAGGGCAAAGAATCAATGCTGGAGAATGAGATCGCTGTTTTACGAAG aataaacCATGAAAATATAGTTTCTTTGGAGGAAACTTTTGAGACGCCTACAAAACTGTATTTGGTAATGACACT TTTGACTGGTGGAGAGCTCTTGGACAGGATTCTGGAGAGAGGCAGTTACACTGAGAAAGATGCCAGTCGGGTGATATTTCAGGTGCTGAACGCAGTGAAATATCTCCACCAGCTGGGCATCGTGCATCGGGATCTAAAG CCAGAGAACCTGTTGTATGAAACTCCATTAGAAGACTCCAAAATTGTCATCAGTGACTTTGGTTTGTCTAAAATGGAAGATCAAGGAGCTCTGTCGACTGCTTGTGGGACACCAGCATATGTTG CTCCTGAACTTCTACAGCAGAAGACATACAGTAAAGAGGTGGATATCTGGGCCATCGGGGTGATTACCTTCATTCT GTTGTGTGGATATCCTCCGTTCTACGACGATAATGACACACAACTCTACAAACTGATCATGAAGGCTGAATATGAATTTGATTCGCCGTATTGGGATGACATTTCAGATTCAG CAAAAGACTTCATACTTCACTTACTGCAGAAAGATCCGGCCGTGAGGTTCGATAGTGACCAGGCCTTGCAGCATCCTTG GCATTTTGTTTAG
- the pnck gene encoding calcium/calmodulin-dependent protein kinase type 1 isoform X1, whose amino-acid sequence MPLLKDPRRKSDDINAVYELREKLGEGSFSEVRVAQHKCSHKLVAVKCIRKRALKGKESMLENEIAVLRRINHENIVSLEETFETPTKLYLVMTLLTGGELLDRILERGSYTEKDASRVIFQVLNAVKYLHQLGIVHRDLKPENLLYETPLEDSKIVISDFGLSKMEDQGALSTACGTPAYVAPELLQQKTYSKEVDIWAIGVITFILLCGYPPFYDDNDTQLYKLIMKAEYEFDSPYWDDISDSAKDFILHLLQKDPAVRFDSDQALQHPWISGGAALDKNIHGSVSAQIQKTFAKSQWKRAFNATIIVRHLTKKTHPEDDEGDKATGTI is encoded by the exons ATGCCACTATTGAAAGACCCTCGGAGAAAATCAGATGACATCAATGCTGTCTATGAGCTCAGAGAGAAACTGGGAGA GGGATCATTTTCTGAGGTTCGAGTAGCTCAGCATAAGTGCAGCCACAAGCTTGTAGCTGTGAAGTGTATCCGCAAGAGGGCGCTGAAGGGCAAAGAATCAATGCTGGAGAATGAGATCGCTGTTTTACGAAG aataaacCATGAAAATATAGTTTCTTTGGAGGAAACTTTTGAGACGCCTACAAAACTGTATTTGGTAATGACACT TTTGACTGGTGGAGAGCTCTTGGACAGGATTCTGGAGAGAGGCAGTTACACTGAGAAAGATGCCAGTCGGGTGATATTTCAGGTGCTGAACGCAGTGAAATATCTCCACCAGCTGGGCATCGTGCATCGGGATCTAAAG CCAGAGAACCTGTTGTATGAAACTCCATTAGAAGACTCCAAAATTGTCATCAGTGACTTTGGTTTGTCTAAAATGGAAGATCAAGGAGCTCTGTCGACTGCTTGTGGGACACCAGCATATGTTG CTCCTGAACTTCTACAGCAGAAGACATACAGTAAAGAGGTGGATATCTGGGCCATCGGGGTGATTACCTTCATTCT GTTGTGTGGATATCCTCCGTTCTACGACGATAATGACACACAACTCTACAAACTGATCATGAAGGCTGAATATGAATTTGATTCGCCGTATTGGGATGACATTTCAGATTCAG CAAAAGACTTCATACTTCACTTACTGCAGAAAGATCCGGCCGTGAGGTTCGATAGTGACCAGGCCTTGCAGCATCCTTG GATATCAGGGGGCGCGGCTTTGGACAAGAACATTCATGGCTCAGTGTCAGCACAGATCCAGAAGACCTTTGCCAAGAGTCAGTGGAAG AGAGCCTTTAATGCCACGATCATCGTCCGTCATTTAACCAAGAAAACCCACCCGGAGGATGATGAAGGAGATAAAGCCACAG GGACCATCTGA